Proteins encoded within one genomic window of Thunnus maccoyii chromosome 22, fThuMac1.1, whole genome shotgun sequence:
- the si:ch1073-220m6.1 gene encoding uncharacterized protein si:ch1073-220m6.1, with protein sequence MFLLLSFIIAGTMAEDPSMIHYRLKNSSICLHVKKPPPYQSGQWTFAEKAIIYGNSINPDYAEKVDYEPKNLTLCVRDLNETNSGIYQVSFVDSKFNAITESHKVIVQDAVPRPVIRMSVLHSNLSARLCTIRVNCSIQEDWVWSVCDENGCKTPQESLSRVNISISIDNRTVVCSGNNHVSTNNVSESVEATCFNKSNPEQKQESQPTVPVIILIIIIVVVILSFTVFMAKKCWSTENNHHQTHISNAQLMQSQPVEMQPQESLPRPRVSTSSSQGDVTYENVETTCASQTSNPTISPGEELGSKQSQEVDTVYSLLQAPAVTASLGKSDNGKNMKACKKIREATFVTLDEADHTRQIDTVYSVLQKPKSLKAQHHQQDKQDVEKPKT encoded by the exons atgtttcttcttctgagTTTTATCATTGCAG GTACTATGGCAGAGGACCCATCAATGATTCATTACCGTCTGAAAAACAGCTCAATATGTCTTCATGTTAAAAAACCACCACCATATCAAAGTGGTCAGTGGACATTTGCTGAAAAAGCTATTATTTATGGTAACTCCATCAACCCCGACTATGCAGAAAAAGTGGATTATGAACCTAAGAACCTAACCTTGTGTGTGCGTGATCTGAATGAGACAAACAGTGGAATCTATCAAGTCTCATTCGTTGACTCTAAGTTTAATGCTATCACTGAGTCTCACAAAGTCATTGTTCAAG ACGCTGTTCCCAGACCTGTGATCAGGATGTCAGTGCTGCACTCTAACCTGTCTGCTAGACTCTGCACCATCAGAGTCAACTGCTCCATCCAGGAAGACTGGGTGTGGTCTGTCTGTGATGAGAACGGTTGCAAAACACCTCAGGAATCACTCAGCAGGGTCAACATATCCATCTCCATTGACAACAGAACTGTTGTCTGCAGTGGCAACAACCATGTCAGCACGAACAATGTTTCTGAAAGCGTAGAGGCAACGT gCTTCAATAAATCTAATcctgaacaaaaacaagaatcaCAACCAACAGTACCagttataatattaataattattatagtGGTTGTAATTCTCTCATTTACTGTCTTCATGGCTAAGAAGTGTTggtcaacagaaaataatcaccatCAG ACACACATATCTAACGCACAGTTGATGCAAAGCCAGCCAGTGGAGATGCAGCCACAAGAGTCTCTACCAAGGCCCAGGGTCTCTACCTCTTCAAGTCAAGGTGATGTCACTTATGAAAATGTAGAGACCACATGTGCCAGCCAGACCAGCAACCCAACTATCAGCCCAGGGGAGGAATTGGGGTCCAAGCAAAGTCAGGAAGTAGATACTGTTTACAGCCTTTTACAGGCACCAGCTGTGACGGCCTCTCTGGGCAAGAGTGACAACGGTAAAAATATGAAAGCATGCAAGAAGATACGAGAGGCAACGTTTGTCACCCTGGATGAGGCAGACCACACCAGACAGATTGACACAGTGTACAGTGTATTGCAAAAGCCAAAAAGTCTGAAGGCACAGCACCATCAACAGGACAAACAAGATGTGGAGAAGCCAAAGACATGA